Below is a genomic region from Bradyrhizobium sp. 1(2017).
ATGGGAAACATCGAGTCGCCAAACTGCAGCGCCCGCGCGAGAAGGGCGGCAGTTCCAGATGCATCGTCGCCGTCACTCTCGATGATCATGCGCAGATCCGGTCATGGCCGGCGATGTCTGTTCCTGAGAACTGGCTCCCGAATGGGCGTGGACGTGCAACGGCGGATGTCCGTATGCATGTCCAGTCTCGTCGATACCGGCGTAGCTCTCGTGTGTATGGGAGTGCACAGGACCTTCGGCGCCACCGAAGAGTCGGCGTGATTCATGTGGAGCGAGATAGGGAACAACCTCGCGGCCGGGCACGAACTCGTAACGAATCCCCTCAAAGTGATGGGTATTCATCACGGACGTCATGACCTTGCGATCGACGGTGAGCGGGACATAGACAACGTTGTCCTTGACCAGTGCTGGCCAATGCTGATTGCCCATTGCGTGGCCCACTTCAACGCAGGTGCGCATTGCGACTTCGGGAGCGAATCTCGTCAGACCATCCAGATGCACGACCATCACGTCGCGCAGTTCGATTCGTACGACGAGCGCCGAGAGAGCCTGCGCATCCCAGAGCAGCACATCACCATCGCGGATGTGAGTGCCGCGGTCGACTGAGACTGCAATCTCTGCCCCCTTTGCGGTCGTCTTCCGGAAGCGGCTCTTCTGCGCTTCCCATTGGTCGATTTCCATCAGGTCGATGCTGGCGGTGGACAGACGTGCGGCCCAGGCGGGCTCACCGATATTGCCCAGAACGGTCTTGATGAGGATCACCATACACTCCTCAGCTGAAGAAATATTTTTGGTTCAGAGAGATCGTCTTCAGGGGCGGCACGGTGGCGTGCTGTCCGTCGACGGTCACAGCGAAGGTTTCCGGGCTTACTTCAATGTTCGGCGTTCCGGCATTTCGGATCATGTCGCGCTTGCCAATCTTGCGCACATTCCGCACCGGCATCACCTGCCGACGAAGCCCCAGCCGCTCCTTGACACCGGCAGCATGCGCCAGGCCGGAAACGAACGTGATGCAGTTGGCTGCCAACGCACTTCCGTAGGCGCCGAACATCGGTCGATAGTATGTGGGCTGCGGCGTTGGCAGTGAAGCGTTCGGATCACCCATCACGGCCCAACTGATGAAGCCGTTCTTGATGACGATCTTGGGCTTGGCACCGAAGAATGCGGGCTCCCACAGGACGAGGTCGGCGATCTTGCCGACCTCGACCGAGCCCAGCACGTCGGCAATACCGTGGCTGATCGCCGGATTAATCGTGATCTTCGCCACGTAACGCAGCACGCGGAAATTATCGTTGCCCGGTGCATCCTCCGGCAGCTTGCCTCGCCCGGTCTTCATTGCGTCGGCGGTCTGGATGCAGCGCAGCCAGCATTCTCCGATGCGTCCCATGGCCTGCGAATCGCTTGAGAACATCGAGATTACGCCGAGGTCCTGAAGGACGTTTTCCGCTGCGATGGTTTCAGCGCGGATTCGGCTCTCGGTGAATGCAACGTCCGACGGGATGTCGGGGCTGAGGTGGTGACACACCATGATCATGTCATAGAGCTCGGCCTGCGAATTGATGCCGTAGGGGAGCGTGGGATTGGTTGAAGACGGCAAGACATTGGGAAGTCCCGCGATCTTGATGATATCCGGCGCATGGCCGCCGCCGGAGCCCTCGGTATGGAACGAATGGACCGTCCGCCCCTCAAATGCCTCGATCGAATCGTCGACGAAGCCGGATTCGTTCAACGTGTCCGTGTGGATGCATACTTGAGTGTCCGTCTCGTCTGCGACGGTGAGCGCGGACCGAAGCACCGCCGGCGTGGTGCCCCAGTCCTCGTGACATTTCACGCCGACGGCACCGGCCTCGATCTGTTCAATCAGGGCCGCCTTGCCGTGTCCGTGCCCCTTGCCAAGAATGCCGACGTTGATCGGCCAGCTCTCGAACGCGCGCAACATCATGCTGATGTTTCCGGGACCCGAGGTGACCGTCGTGGCGTTGGAGCCGTCCGAAGGACCGGTTCCGCCGCCGATCAACGTCGTGGTGCCGTTTGAGAGCGCTGCCTCCGCCTGCTGCGGCGAAATGAAATGAATGTGTGTATCGATGCCGGCGGCCGTCAGGATCAGATGCGAGCCCGAGATGGTGTCGGTGGCCAGGCCAATCTCGAGGCCTGGTGTAACACGATCCATGACCTGCGGATTGCCCGCCTTGCCGATCGCACAGATGCGGCCATCCTTGATGCCCACATCTGCTTTCACCACGCCCAGCACCGCGTCGATGACGGTCACGTTGGTGATCACCAGGTCAGGGGCACCCCCCGCCCGCGTCACCTGATTGTCCATGCCCATGCCCTCACGCATGCTCTTGCCGCCGCCGAAGACGATCTCGTCGCCATAGCCGCCGCGCAAATCGCGCTCGATCTCGACGAACAGCCCGGTATCGCCCAAGCGGATGCGGTCACCCGTGGTCGGTCCAAAGAGACCCACATATTCTTGACGAGAGATGGTCGCCATGGTGGTCCTCGCTCATTGAGTTTCGGCGGGCTCTCAGGCGTTTCCTCTATCGGGAGCGAAAGCCCCGCTTCGACGCCAGCGTCACCGCCTCGGATTTGACCGTGGCCGCGTCCTTGCCTGCCGTGGGGCCATCGACGAGGTTGTTGAAGCCGTAAACCGCGCGCTTGCCGCCGTAGGGGACGAGTTGAACCTCGCGTTCGTCTCCGGGCTCGAACCGCGTTGCCGTTGATGACGGGATATTCAGGTGCAGCCCGAAGGCTGCTGCGCGATCAAATTCCAGCGCGCGGTTGACTTCAAAAAAATGGAAGTGCGATCCAACCTGTATCGGTCGGTCCCCCGCGTTACGCACCTTGAGCGTTGTCACCGGGCGGTCGGCGTCGAATGTGACCGCTGCCGAACTGCACACATAACCGCCGACCGATACCTCGACTGTGGCCGGATCGACATCGGCAGCAACAGTGGGGCCCACTTTTGGTCCAGCCATGTTAACCTCCCGTTAGACACTCACTGGATCGGCGTATGCACGGTGACCAAGCGGCTGCCGTCGGTGAAAACCGCCTCGATCTGCACCATTGGAATGAGATCGGCGACGCCATCCATCACGTCTGCCTTGGAAAGGGCGGTCCGCGCGTCCTTGGTCACGTCTTCGATGGTCTTCCCGCTGCGTGCACCGTCGAGGGCGACGGCCGAGATGACAGCGACGGCCTCCGGATAATTGAGCTTCAGGCCCTTGGCTTTTCGCTTCAAAGCAACGTCAGCCATCATGTAGACGAGCAGCTTATCGAACTCCCTCGGAGTGAGCTGCATGTGATCCTCCTGAGCCTTGACTGCCTTAGCGGAAGAGCAGGCGCGCAAGCGGACTGCGTGAGCATATACACTTGCCACCCCTGCATTTAGGGGCGCCGCCCTTGGATGCGTCAATCAGGGTTTCCCTCGGGTTCATGTCGGAAATCACCTGATGGACTGGCTGTCGCGCGGACGCATCTTTTGCTCGGCGAGGGCGATCAGCACGACGAGCTCTATCTGTCCATAGAGATCGAGATTGGGTCCGGCGAGCTTGATCCCGACATAGCGGCGAGGGAGGCTCCGCGCCCTCGCTCCGCTGCACATCGATCTCACTCATGGCCGTCCACTCACGATTGCTCGCCATTGAATCTCTGCCTGCGATCATCGCCAAGCCAGTCCTCGACGTAGAATCTGAGGATCGCGACCCGTCCGATCGCGATGAGCGGCATGGCGAGCGCGATGCCCAGGACGCCGAACAGCGCGCCGAGGAGGACGATCGCGACCAGTGTCCACGCTGGAGGGATCTCGACGGCCTGACGCTGGATCAGCGGGCCGATCACATAGCCCTCGATCGACTGGATGATCGTGTAGATGACGACGGCCCAGATCAGCAGGGAGGCGCCGAGCGGCATCGCCACAAGAGCGATCGGGATCGCGGCCACGATCGGCCCGAGATAGGGGATGAAATTGGAGAGACCCGCCTGGAGTCCCAGCACGAAGGGACCAGGCAGTCCGATCCAGTAGAGCGCGACCCAGACGCACAGGGTCATGAGGACGATGCGGATCGACTGCCCGACGAGCCACAGCCGCATGACGCTACCCATCTCGTCCATGACGTCGCGGGTCCGCGCGCGGTAGGACTGCCTCACGAGCATGACCAAGCTGTCGCGGTGGCTGGTCGGATCGAAGGCAAAGAGGATCCCGAGGAACAGGATCACGAGTGCGCCGGTCAGAAGGCTTGATGCGCCGCCAAGGACGAACTGGGCGTGGCTGAGGAACCTGCCCTGGTCGGAGAGCAGCCATTGCGAGAAGTTGCGGCCACCTTCCGGCCCGAGCAGTTCCACGCCATAGGACAACAGGTGCCCCTGCACGACGTCGAGCTGGGTATCCATGACCTTGATCAGCAGCCGCGTCTGTTCCGGCAGTTTGCCGGCGCCCCAGTCAAGGCCAAATCCTGTGAGGCCCGCAAGCAGCAACAGCACCAGCGTCAGCCGCCAGGCGCGATTGAGCGGAACAACCGGCGCCAGCGCCCGCGCCGAGGCGTCCAGAAATGCTGCAAACAGCACGCCTGCGAACAGGACAAGCAGGCTCGACATCGTTTGCCAGACCAGGAACAGCGCGACGCATGCGGCGAGCAAAGTGAGGCCCGTCGCCAACATGCTGCGGGGTGCGGGATGATCGGCCGGATCATCGCGGAGCGCGACCTCGCCGTGTCTCTCCTGTCCCGCCCTCGTGTCGTTCATTGGTCAGTCAACCCGCCGGGATCTATTGTGACGCTTTTTGTTGGGCTTGGGACTGGGTGCGGACACGCCGACTGCCAAAGTGCGGATGAGTGCCGCCGCGATGACGCCAGTAACGGTGCTTGGTCGGGGTCATGTTGGTGTTGGGCGTCGCGGTCTTCGTCGCGCCCTTCGCCCCGCCCTTGACCTCGTCCGTGGGCGCAGGTGCGGCGGGAGCATTCGACTGGGCCAGGGACAGGGGCGACGGCGCGGCAACCGCCATTAGTCCGGCCAGGATCAGAGCGCCGCAGAGAGTCCGGGTCTTCATGTTCGCCTCCACGTAGTCGGCCTCGTTCGACGAAGGAGCCATGACGCACGCCGGCCTTCCAATCCGGGCTGAGGCGGGCACGGATGTGGCCAACCACCTGGTGAAGACTTTAGAGGCGGCTTTCCCGCTCGCACATCAGGGTTTCTCTGTAGGGAGCCTGGGCAGGAAATCGGCTGCCGTCGGCTTCTGTGAGCCGTCGTCAGGTCGCACCCGGATCACGACTGCAGGATGATGCGGGAACGGCGGCCCGCGCCACAAACACGACACCGGCGCGGAAGAATTCACCAGCCTTCGCGAGTTCGGCCGCGATGTGTCTGGCGTGCAGGATGGCCGCATCCTGATCGGGGTGTTCGCACCCGGTCGCGTCGGATGAGAGGCCGTATTTGTCGACGATGTGGAAGAAGAAGCGCATGCCACCGGTTAAGCCGGGCCACGGCCGGCTTCCAAGTGACAACGGCGTAAGGAGCGCCATCCAAAGGGATGAGACGTACGCGGCAGTTCCGGATTGCACTTCTTATCTGCCGTGAAAGCTGCCTGAACTGCCACGGAATACGTGATTATCGCAGCCGGAACTCGGGTGAATGTCCGATGCCGCCGCGTGGGCAACGGGGATAGCGTGGCCTGGTCCGCGAGTTCAGGAGGAGGCAAGCGATGTCAAATTTTGATCAGAAGCTGACTACCTCCGGCGCGACCGGCCGCGGCACAATCGCGGTGGACGCCGGGCTGCGCAACTACATGATGCGCATCTACAATTACATGGCTGCGGGCGTCGGCCTCACCGCTGTCGTCGCGTGGCTGACCTACCAGCTTACCGGCCCGGAACTACTTCAAAATCCACTGATGTGGGTCTTCATCCTGGCGCCGCTGGGGTTGGTGTTCTTCATCGGCGCGCGTATCAATACGCTGTCGGTGGCAACAGCGCGCCTCCTGTTCTTTGTCTATGCAGCGCTGGTCGGCGTATCGCTCTCGACCCTGTTCCACATCTATACCAGTGCCTCGATCACCCGCGTCTTCTTCATCTCAGCCGCGACGTTCGGCGCGCTCAGCGTCTTTGGCTACACGACGCGGCGCGACCTGTCGGGCCTCGGCACCTTCCTGTTCATGGGCCTGATCGGAATCATCATCGCGAGCCTGGTCAACCTATTTCTGCGGTCGACCGGGCTCGACTGGCTGATCTCGATCGTCGGTGTGGGTGTCTTCGCAGGCCTCACAGCCTACGATACGCAGCGGATCAAGGCGATGTACGACAGCAGGGATGACGAAACCTCCGCCGGCCGCAAGTCCGTGATCGCCGCGCTGTCGCTCTACCTTAATTTCATCAACCTTTTCATGATGATGCTGCGCCTCTTCGGCGGCCGGCGTTGACAGATCAGCGTACGACAACCGATCGCGTGAAGACGCTACGCGAGGCGATCGCCGCGCTTCAAGCCGCTGGGCGCGCCGCCTCGCTGGCGAGCGCGTCGCGCAGCACTTTTTCCTTGGTCTCGTCCAGGGAGGTCTTCAGCACGATCCCGCCGGCGTCCTTGATTTCCTTGAGGACCTTGTCCGCAGTCATGTGCTTGATCAGGACGAACAGCGCCGCGTTGCCGGGCTGAAGGGTTTTGGACAGATCCTTCATGAAGGCGTCGTCGATGCCGAAATCGGACAGCGCGCCGCCGAGCGCGCCGGATGCAGCGCCCACTGCAACACCGATAATCGGGTTCAGGAACAGCACACCGATCAGGAGCCCCCAGAAGCTCCCCGTCATCGCGCCGACCGCGGTCGTGTTGACGAGCTGATTGAGCTTGATGCCGCCGGAGTCGGTTTTGACTGCGATCACCGCGTCGCTGATGGTGATCAGATACTCCTTCTGCAATTTGAAGAGGCGTTGACGTACATCTTCGGCTTTCGCTTCGGACGGATACACGATCGCTACTAGATCGGACATGGACACCTCCTGCTGGATCGCGCTCGGCCAATGCGGCTGCTAGGCGCACGTCTTGAGATTAACTATCGGCCCGCGCGCGCGGCATCGGAGGAAACCCTGAGGCGCCGGGATGAATGTTCCTGATCATCCGAACCGGAGAATTCTTCTACTCGCCCGGCAGGCCACCGACTCATGCGATCGTTTGCTCAGGGAGCCAGGAACATGAGCGCGCCGAGCAGCAGCGCCAGCATCAGAAGGCAGATGCTGGCCACCGGCCACTGGCAAAGGACCTCGTTCGCCCCCTCGACAATCCGTCCGAATGCCAGGCAAGTGCGTCGGAAAGGACCGAGCGGTCGCATGAGGGGCTTCCAGGCGGTCGAAGACGTGTGCGGATGCGGCCAGGGACTAAGCAGGATTGCCAATACGGCGCCTCCCATGATCGGCAGAAGTAATTTGGATAGCATCTCAGGGATAAAGAGACCCGATTTGCCTTCGTAGCTGATTGGCAGATACCGCTCCCAGGGCAACAGGCCGAGCAGCAATGAGCATAGCGCGAGAAGAAGCGGCGCCATGTCCCGAATGCGCGGCGTGACAGGACCAGCCGAGGCAAGCGACTGACCTGACGGTGCGAGCGCATACGCGAGGACGAGCATGACGTAGGCAGCCGTAAACATTCCGCCAACCTGGATCACGACCACCCACCACCACTGCTCCTTGTCGGCCGCCGCCTGGAGCAACAGGTCCTTCGCGAGGGATGCACCACTTGGTTGTATGCCCATCAAGGCGACGCCGCCCAATGCAAAGGCCAGGACGCTTAAGGGCAGGGCCCGCGCGGCCCCGCGCAGCTCCGCGATGCGATCGTGACCGAGCGCCGCGTAGATTGATCCGACGGCCATGAACATCGCTGCCTTCGCGGTCGCATGAGAGATCGCCTGCAGCAGGCCGCCCGCCAACGCGTCGCCACTCTCAAGCCTGCCTGAAGCATCGAATGCAAGCGGAAACATCAGGAAGAGATATCCGATCTGGGCCAGCGTCGAATATGCGATCAAAAGCTTGAGGCGCTCCTGTCGCAGCGCGACGATGCTGGCGAACACGATTGCTGCGGCTCCCAGCGCAGCAAGCAGCTGTGATGCGGCGAAACCAGGCAGGCCGGGCATGACGTTGAACCAAAGCCGTACAATGATGAAGAAGGACCCCTTCACGACTAGGCCGGACAGGATGGCACTGGCGGCGGCCGGCGCGCCAGCATGGGCGGGCGGTAGCCAAAGGTGCAGCGGAAAAAGCGCAGTCTTCGCCAGAAGGCCCGTTGTCATCAATGCCGCGGCAACA
It encodes:
- the ureE gene encoding urease accessory protein UreE (involved in the assembly of the urease metallocenter; possible nickel donor) — its product is MVILIKTVLGNIGEPAWAARLSTASIDLMEIDQWEAQKSRFRKTTAKGAEIAVSVDRGTHIRDGDVLLWDAQALSALVVRIELRDVMVVHLDGLTRFAPEVAMRTCVEVGHAMGNQHWPALVKDNVVYVPLTVDRKVMTSVMNTHHFEGIRYEFVPGREVVPYLAPHESRRLFGGAEGPVHSHTHESYAGIDETGHAYGHPPLHVHAHSGASSQEQTSPAMTGSAHDHRE
- a CDS encoding urease subunit alpha codes for the protein MATISRQEYVGLFGPTTGDRIRLGDTGLFVEIERDLRGGYGDEIVFGGGKSMREGMGMDNQVTRAGGAPDLVITNVTVIDAVLGVVKADVGIKDGRICAIGKAGNPQVMDRVTPGLEIGLATDTISGSHLILTAAGIDTHIHFISPQQAEAALSNGTTTLIGGGTGPSDGSNATTVTSGPGNISMMLRAFESWPINVGILGKGHGHGKAALIEQIEAGAVGVKCHEDWGTTPAVLRSALTVADETDTQVCIHTDTLNESGFVDDSIEAFEGRTVHSFHTEGSGGGHAPDIIKIAGLPNVLPSSTNPTLPYGINSQAELYDMIMVCHHLSPDIPSDVAFTESRIRAETIAAENVLQDLGVISMFSSDSQAMGRIGECWLRCIQTADAMKTGRGKLPEDAPGNDNFRVLRYVAKITINPAISHGIADVLGSVEVGKIADLVLWEPAFFGAKPKIVIKNGFISWAVMGDPNASLPTPQPTYYRPMFGAYGSALAANCITFVSGLAHAAGVKERLGLRRQVMPVRNVRKIGKRDMIRNAGTPNIEVSPETFAVTVDGQHATVPPLKTISLNQKYFFS
- a CDS encoding urease subunit beta; the protein is MAGPKVGPTVAADVDPATVEVSVGGYVCSSAAVTFDADRPVTTLKVRNAGDRPIQVGSHFHFFEVNRALEFDRAAAFGLHLNIPSSTATRFEPGDEREVQLVPYGGKRAVYGFNNLVDGPTAGKDAATVKSEAVTLASKRGFRSR
- a CDS encoding urease subunit gamma, giving the protein MQLTPREFDKLLVYMMADVALKRKAKGLKLNYPEAVAVISAVALDGARSGKTIEDVTKDARTALSKADVMDGVADLIPMVQIEAVFTDGSRLVTVHTPIQ
- a CDS encoding AI-2E family transporter, translated to MNDTRAGQERHGEVALRDDPADHPAPRSMLATGLTLLAACVALFLVWQTMSSLLVLFAGVLFAAFLDASARALAPVVPLNRAWRLTLVLLLLAGLTGFGLDWGAGKLPEQTRLLIKVMDTQLDVVQGHLLSYGVELLGPEGGRNFSQWLLSDQGRFLSHAQFVLGGASSLLTGALVILFLGILFAFDPTSHRDSLVMLVRQSYRARTRDVMDEMGSVMRLWLVGQSIRIVLMTLCVWVALYWIGLPGPFVLGLQAGLSNFIPYLGPIVAAIPIALVAMPLGASLLIWAVVIYTIIQSIEGYVIGPLIQRQAVEIPPAWTLVAIVLLGALFGVLGIALAMPLIAIGRVAILRFYVEDWLGDDRRQRFNGEQS
- a CDS encoding DUF6894 family protein, with translation MRFFFHIVDKYGLSSDATGCEHPDQDAAILHARHIAAELAKAGEFFRAGVVFVARAAVPASSCSRDPGAT
- a CDS encoding Bax inhibitor-1/YccA family protein → MSNFDQKLTTSGATGRGTIAVDAGLRNYMMRIYNYMAAGVGLTAVVAWLTYQLTGPELLQNPLMWVFILAPLGLVFFIGARINTLSVATARLLFFVYAALVGVSLSTLFHIYTSASITRVFFISAATFGALSVFGYTTRRDLSGLGTFLFMGLIGIIIASLVNLFLRSTGLDWLISIVGVGVFAGLTAYDTQRIKAMYDSRDDETSAGRKSVIAALSLYLNFINLFMMMLRLFGGRR
- a CDS encoding DUF1269 domain-containing protein, which produces MSDLVAIVYPSEAKAEDVRQRLFKLQKEYLITISDAVIAVKTDSGGIKLNQLVNTTAVGAMTGSFWGLLIGVLFLNPIIGVAVGAASGALGGALSDFGIDDAFMKDLSKTLQPGNAALFVLIKHMTADKVLKEIKDAGGIVLKTSLDETKEKVLRDALASEAARPAA
- a CDS encoding complex I subunit 5 family protein, which encodes MLSIVVPVAGILLAFVLGVRYVRLVVLAAIPLGLAIAAAILLALPQHDGPLSYLLGGWTPPLGVALRADGLSAVMLAATAVVISAVAIFATTDFGPATTQARASFAFWILLLAIWGALNAIFVGGDLFTLYVALELLTFAAVPLVSLDGRPETLRAAMRYLLFALLGSVLYLLGTALFYGLHGTLDIVLLSRRVGPEPAALVAAALMTTGLLAKTALFPLHLWLPPAHAGAPAAASAILSGLVVKGSFFIIVRLWFNVMPGLPGFAASQLLAALGAAAIVFASIVALRQERLKLLIAYSTLAQIGYLFLMFPLAFDASGRLESGDALAGGLLQAISHATAKAAMFMAVGSIYAALGHDRIAELRGAARALPLSVLAFALGGVALMGIQPSGASLAKDLLLQAAADKEQWWWVVVIQVGGMFTAAYVMLVLAYALAPSGQSLASAGPVTPRIRDMAPLLLALCSLLLGLLPWERYLPISYEGKSGLFIPEMLSKLLLPIMGGAVLAILLSPWPHPHTSSTAWKPLMRPLGPFRRTCLAFGRIVEGANEVLCQWPVASICLLMLALLLGALMFLAP